The following coding sequences lie in one Agrobacterium vitis genomic window:
- a CDS encoding ABC transporter ATP-binding protein — protein MRHETQLTTAPTDSVAKNLIQKTAPSPSAHHNDVELVAVTKRYGSSTAVNTISLRIPSASYCCLLGPSGCGKTTTLRMIAGHEIVSEGDILVQDRNITLAPAVQRGTSMMFQNYALFPHLSVVDNVAFSLKLKGVAKAERRRQAMDYLALVQMEALAERLPAQLSGGQQQRVALARSLITRPKVLLLDEPLSALDPFLRITMRSELKRIQRELGITFVHVTHSQEEAMALSDMIVVMNGGAIMQAGPAREVFARPHNAFVARFIGGHNVLNFGGRQFCVRADKCRIAGSADGRHTIAEVVGAEYQGAMGRLSLMTADKQSISVMVSDDDYFAFSHDIGDRVSVSWSAKDEWELETVGYAIA, from the coding sequence ATGAGACATGAAACACAGCTGACAACGGCTCCGACGGATAGCGTTGCAAAGAATTTGATCCAGAAAACCGCCCCTTCACCTTCAGCCCACCATAATGATGTTGAGCTGGTGGCCGTGACCAAACGTTATGGTTCCAGCACCGCAGTGAATACCATTTCGCTGCGGATTCCGTCAGCCAGTTATTGCTGTTTGCTGGGGCCAAGTGGCTGCGGAAAAACCACAACCTTGCGGATGATTGCCGGGCATGAAATTGTCAGCGAAGGTGATATTCTGGTACAGGACCGCAATATCACGCTGGCCCCCGCCGTTCAGCGCGGCACATCGATGATGTTTCAGAATTATGCGCTGTTTCCCCATCTCAGCGTGGTTGATAACGTGGCATTTTCCCTGAAGCTCAAAGGTGTTGCCAAGGCGGAGCGACGGCGCCAGGCGATGGATTATCTGGCGCTGGTGCAGATGGAAGCATTGGCAGAACGACTTCCGGCCCAATTGTCCGGCGGCCAGCAGCAGCGCGTAGCGCTCGCCCGTTCACTCATCACCCGGCCAAAGGTTTTGCTACTGGATGAACCACTCTCCGCGCTGGATCCGTTCTTGCGCATCACCATGCGCTCGGAACTGAAGCGCATCCAGCGAGAGCTCGGCATTACCTTCGTCCATGTTACCCATAGCCAGGAAGAGGCCATGGCCTTGTCGGACATGATCGTGGTGATGAATGGCGGCGCGATCATGCAGGCAGGCCCTGCCCGCGAGGTTTTTGCTCGGCCGCACAATGCCTTTGTCGCGCGTTTCATCGGCGGACATAATGTTTTGAATTTCGGTGGACGCCAATTTTGCGTGCGGGCGGACAAATGCCGAATCGCAGGATCCGCGGATGGCAGACACACCATCGCCGAGGTGGTTGGAGCTGAATATCAGGGTGCAATGGGCCGCCTGTCTTTAATGACAGCCGACAAGCAATCGATCTCCGTGATGGTCAGCGATGACGATTATTTCGCCTTTAGTCACGACATCGGTGATCGGGTCAGCGTGTCATGGTCAGCGAAAGATGAATGGGAGCTGGAAACTGTTGGTTACGCAATCGCTTGA
- a CDS encoding sigma-54-dependent Fis family transcriptional regulator, with translation MGFADHVKEIERVGQGSNTGRDAIVVESWRRCLETYQLDPAQAREAVIVSQTRLREHRQQAEDLVHIARSGLERLYRQVAEQNYVLLLSDRQGVTVEFLGDPSFNNNLRKAGLYLGSEWSEPRAGTCAVGACLATGEALTIHQTDHFDITHTPLSCTAAPIYDTQGTLAAVLDISLLSSPILKTSQNMARHLVSSTVRRIELANLMANSRHDLVLRFAGAPEFLDVDPEAAISVDGGGRITGMTHGGARLLAASRGIDWRQPELLLGQPVADFFEAGLDELASLTRASLPQDRRIGVRDGSVLFAHAIEPQQRVAGAPLVRSHRSPPAMSLLGGSVEIMDSLRRKIAKLAPSALPILLQGETGTGKEYLARIIHEVSGLSGRFVAVNCAAIPEQLIESELFGYAPGAFTGALVKGRKGLVEEAVGGTLFLDEIGDMPYAAQSRLLRVLAEGEVLPVGGSVARKVEFRVVSASHRSLADMVSNGAFRQDLYYRLNAAIISLPRLCERGDLPWLLDKLLEKHAPVDRSLRLSDTARLLILNHRWPGNIRELDNAIAVAAALCDDGLIEVTDLPEQLAASVPLPDDDSPEAELRAVLAACHGNISEAARRLGIDRTTMHRRMRRFGIDRPH, from the coding sequence ATGGGATTTGCCGATCACGTCAAGGAAATTGAGCGCGTCGGGCAGGGAAGCAATACGGGCCGCGACGCTATTGTCGTGGAATCCTGGCGGCGATGCCTGGAGACCTATCAGCTCGATCCGGCGCAAGCGCGTGAGGCGGTCATCGTCTCTCAAACACGCCTACGCGAACATCGCCAGCAGGCGGAGGACCTCGTACACATCGCACGCTCTGGACTGGAGCGGCTCTACCGGCAGGTTGCCGAGCAGAATTATGTTCTTCTCCTCTCCGACAGGCAGGGCGTAACCGTCGAATTTCTTGGTGATCCCTCCTTCAACAACAACCTGCGAAAGGCCGGGCTCTATCTCGGCTCGGAATGGTCCGAGCCCCGCGCTGGCACGTGCGCCGTTGGTGCCTGCCTGGCCACTGGCGAGGCTCTGACGATCCATCAGACCGACCATTTCGACATCACCCATACACCACTCTCCTGCACCGCCGCGCCGATCTATGACACGCAAGGCACATTGGCAGCGGTCCTCGATATTTCGCTCCTGAGTTCACCCATCTTGAAGACGAGCCAGAATATGGCGCGTCATCTTGTCTCCTCGACCGTGCGGCGCATCGAGCTCGCCAATCTCATGGCGAACAGTCGACACGACCTGGTGCTGCGCTTTGCTGGCGCGCCGGAATTTCTCGATGTTGATCCGGAAGCGGCGATTTCTGTCGATGGCGGGGGCCGCATCACCGGCATGACGCATGGCGGCGCGCGGCTTCTCGCTGCCTCGCGTGGAATCGACTGGCGTCAGCCCGAGCTTTTGCTTGGCCAGCCGGTCGCGGATTTTTTCGAGGCTGGCTTGGACGAGCTCGCTTCGCTGACACGCGCCAGCCTGCCGCAAGACCGGCGGATTGGCGTGCGCGATGGGTCGGTCCTGTTTGCCCATGCGATCGAGCCGCAACAGCGCGTGGCCGGGGCGCCGCTCGTTCGATCTCATCGGTCGCCGCCAGCCATGAGCCTGCTCGGCGGCAGTGTCGAAATCATGGACAGCCTTCGCCGCAAGATCGCCAAGCTCGCACCGAGCGCACTGCCGATCCTGCTTCAGGGCGAGACCGGAACCGGCAAGGAATATCTGGCACGCATCATCCACGAGGTGAGCGGGTTGTCAGGCCGCTTCGTTGCGGTCAATTGCGCAGCAATCCCTGAACAGCTGATCGAAAGCGAATTGTTCGGCTATGCGCCAGGCGCCTTCACCGGCGCCCTTGTCAAGGGTCGAAAGGGGTTGGTCGAGGAAGCGGTGGGCGGAACCCTGTTCCTCGACGAAATTGGCGACATGCCATACGCCGCGCAAAGCCGGTTGCTCAGGGTTCTGGCCGAGGGCGAGGTATTGCCGGTCGGCGGTTCAGTGGCGCGCAAGGTGGAGTTTCGTGTCGTGTCTGCCTCGCATCGGTCTTTGGCCGACATGGTCTCAAACGGCGCATTCCGGCAGGACCTCTATTACAGATTGAATGCGGCCATAATCTCCCTTCCACGGCTTTGCGAGCGCGGCGATCTGCCGTGGCTCCTCGACAAGTTGCTCGAAAAACATGCTCCGGTGGACCGATCGCTCAGGCTTTCAGACACTGCCCGTCTTTTGATTCTCAATCATCGCTGGCCAGGCAATATCCGCGAGCTGGACAATGCGATCGCCGTCGCCGCAGCGCTGTGCGACGATGGGCTGATTGAGGTAACGGACCTTCCAGAACAGCTGGCTGCGAGTGTGCCGCTGCCTGACGACGACAGCCCTGAAGCCGAACTTCGCGCTGTGCTCGCTGCCTGCCATGGCAATATTTCCGAGGCAGCGCGCCGCCTCGGCATTGATCGTACCACCATGCATCGCCGTATGCGCAGGTTTGGCATAGACAGGCCGCATTGA
- a CDS encoding 2,3-butanediol dehydrogenase: protein MRALRFHAAKDLRLDDIAEPMQPGQGQVLVRNRFVGICGTDLHEYSYGPIFIPTEPHPFTGAHGPQVLGHEFGGVVEAIGEGVTYVVVGDRVSIQPLVMPRSGDYFADRGLFHLSTQLALVGLSWDGGGMAEAALVNDYNVQKIPDEMSDEEAALVEPTAVAVYACDRGGVTAGSSVLVTGAGPIGMLTLLAARAAGATQLFVSDLNDSRLELAKAVLPDVITINPQRDTVGDVVRLQTEGQVGCDVAIECVGNEHALKACVDAVRKQGVVVQTGLHPHENPIDWFQVTFKDLEIKGSWAYPTHYWPRVIRLIASGQLPAMKIVTKRVTLDTAVKEGFDVLLDPAGAQLKILIDLSK, encoded by the coding sequence ATGCGCGCGCTCAGATTTCATGCAGCCAAGGATTTGCGACTGGACGACATTGCCGAGCCGATGCAGCCGGGACAGGGCCAGGTTCTGGTCCGTAATCGCTTCGTCGGGATTTGCGGCACGGATCTTCACGAATACAGCTACGGCCCGATCTTCATCCCGACCGAGCCACACCCCTTCACCGGCGCCCATGGCCCGCAAGTGCTCGGCCATGAATTCGGCGGCGTCGTCGAGGCGATTGGCGAGGGCGTTACGTACGTAGTTGTTGGCGACCGCGTATCCATCCAGCCCCTCGTTATGCCAAGGTCCGGCGACTATTTCGCCGATCGCGGCCTTTTTCACTTAAGCACGCAGTTAGCGCTGGTGGGCTTGAGCTGGGATGGCGGCGGCATGGCCGAAGCAGCGCTCGTCAACGACTACAATGTTCAGAAAATCCCGGACGAGATGTCTGATGAAGAGGCAGCCCTGGTCGAGCCGACGGCGGTTGCCGTCTATGCCTGCGATCGCGGCGGTGTAACGGCCGGCAGCAGCGTGCTGGTGACTGGCGCCGGTCCCATCGGCATGCTGACGCTGCTCGCCGCGCGCGCGGCAGGTGCCACCCAGCTTTTCGTGTCTGATCTCAATGACTCCAGGCTCGAGCTTGCGAAAGCTGTGTTGCCCGATGTCATCACGATCAACCCGCAGCGCGACACTGTCGGCGATGTCGTCCGCCTGCAGACGGAAGGCCAAGTAGGCTGCGATGTCGCCATCGAATGCGTGGGCAACGAACATGCACTGAAGGCCTGCGTCGACGCCGTGCGCAAACAGGGCGTCGTGGTCCAGACCGGGCTGCATCCGCATGAAAATCCGATCGACTGGTTCCAGGTGACATTCAAAGATCTGGAAATCAAAGGATCCTGGGCCTACCCGACACACTACTGGCCACGCGTCATCAGGCTGATTGCTTCCGGTCAGCTGCCGGCAATGAAGATCGTCACCAAGCGTGTGACACTCGACACGGCTGTCAAGGAAGGCTTCGACGTCCTGCTCGACCCGGCTGGAGCCCAACTCAAGATCCTGATCGATCTTTCAAAATAG
- a CDS encoding NAD(P)/FAD-dependent oxidoreductase: protein MLDISPATKIDTALSKLGKALESGDINAAVNLFQTDCYWRDLVTFTWNLKTLEGHEQIREMLKSQLAAITPSNFVQDSKEPAADAGGITDGWFEFETGVARGYGHIRLKDGRIWTLLTTMSELKGHEEPKGTRRPMGAEHGHDRNRMTWKEKRETETAELGYSVQPYVVIIGGGQGGIALGARLRQLGVPTIIIEKNERPGDSWRKRYKSLCLHDPVWYDHLPYIPFPENWPVFTPKDKVGDWLEMYTKVMELNYWGSTTCKSAQFDEATNEWTVIVDRAGKEVVLKPKQLVLATGMSGKANVPKFPGQDVFKGEQQHSSQHPGPDAYAGKQVVVIGSNNSAHDICAALWEAGADVTMLQRSSTHIVKSGSLMEIGLGDLYSERAVQGGMTTRKADLIFASLPYRIMHEFQIPIYNRIREQDADFYEALKDAGFMLDFGDDESGLFMKYLRRGSGYYIDVGACDLVIDGSIKLKSGVDVSHLTENAVVLKDGTQLPADLVVYATGYGSMNGWAADLISRDVADKVGKCWGLGSDTTKDPGPWEGEQRNMWKPTQQDALWFHGGNLHQSRHYSQYLSLQLKARQVGIDTPVYGMTRPHHLS, encoded by the coding sequence ATGCTTGATATCAGCCCAGCCACCAAGATAGACACGGCTTTGTCGAAGCTCGGCAAAGCGCTTGAAAGCGGCGACATCAATGCCGCCGTCAATTTGTTTCAGACTGATTGCTATTGGCGCGATCTGGTGACATTCACCTGGAACCTTAAGACACTCGAGGGTCACGAGCAGATCCGAGAGATGCTGAAGAGCCAGCTTGCCGCCATCACACCCTCGAATTTCGTGCAGGATTCGAAAGAGCCCGCCGCTGATGCTGGTGGGATCACTGACGGCTGGTTCGAGTTCGAAACAGGCGTCGCACGCGGTTACGGACATATCCGCCTGAAGGATGGGCGGATCTGGACCCTTTTGACCACCATGTCCGAATTGAAGGGCCATGAAGAGCCGAAAGGCACCCGCCGCCCGATGGGGGCAGAGCATGGCCATGATCGCAACCGCATGACCTGGAAAGAAAAACGCGAGACCGAGACCGCCGAGCTGGGCTATTCGGTGCAACCCTATGTCGTTATCATCGGTGGCGGCCAGGGAGGCATTGCACTTGGCGCGCGGCTTCGCCAGCTGGGTGTGCCGACAATCATCATCGAGAAGAACGAGCGCCCGGGCGATAGCTGGCGCAAGCGCTACAAGTCGCTCTGCCTGCACGACCCCGTCTGGTACGATCACCTGCCTTACATTCCCTTCCCGGAAAACTGGCCTGTCTTCACCCCGAAGGACAAAGTCGGCGACTGGCTGGAAATGTACACCAAGGTCATGGAGTTGAACTATTGGGGGTCCACGACCTGCAAGTCGGCGCAATTCGATGAAGCAACAAACGAATGGACCGTCATTGTCGACCGCGCCGGCAAGGAGGTTGTGCTCAAGCCGAAGCAGTTGGTGCTGGCGACGGGCATGTCGGGCAAGGCCAATGTGCCAAAATTCCCCGGTCAGGATGTGTTCAAGGGCGAACAGCAGCATTCCTCGCAGCATCCGGGGCCGGACGCCTATGCCGGCAAACAAGTGGTGGTGATTGGCTCCAACAATTCCGCCCACGATATCTGCGCAGCGCTCTGGGAAGCCGGTGCCGATGTCACCATGCTGCAACGATCATCCACCCATATCGTCAAATCCGGTTCGCTGATGGAGATCGGTCTCGGCGATCTCTATTCGGAGAGGGCGGTTCAGGGCGGCATGACCACGCGTAAGGCCGACCTGATTTTTGCGTCCCTGCCCTACCGGATCATGCATGAGTTCCAGATCCCGATTTACAACAGGATTCGTGAACAGGATGCGGATTTTTATGAGGCGCTGAAAGATGCTGGTTTCATGCTGGATTTCGGCGACGACGAATCTGGCCTGTTCATGAAATATCTGCGGCGCGGATCAGGTTATTACATCGATGTCGGCGCCTGTGATCTGGTGATTGACGGCTCGATCAAGCTCAAATCCGGCGTGGACGTCTCGCATCTGACTGAAAACGCTGTCGTATTGAAGGATGGCACGCAGTTGCCAGCGGATCTCGTGGTCTATGCCACTGGCTATGGCTCGATGAATGGTTGGGCGGCCGATCTCATTTCGCGCGACGTCGCTGACAAGGTCGGCAAATGTTGGGGGCTCGGCTCCGATACGACCAAGGATCCCGGTCCCTGGGAGGGAGAACAGCGCAACATGTGGAAGCCGACGCAACAGGACGCATTGTGGTTCCACGGCGGCAACCTGCACCAGTCACGGCACTATTCGCAATATCTGTCACTGCAGCTGAAAGCTCGTCAGGTCGGTATCGATACGCCCGTCTATGGCATGACCAGACCGCATCATCTGTCGTAA
- a CDS encoding 4-carboxy-4-hydroxy-2-oxoadipate aldolase/oxaloacetate decarboxylase — protein sequence MIHIKKIPERPSQEEIDAIAKFSPATLHEAQGRRGALSSRIKPVDYRMKLCGPAFTVKSAPRDNIMLQLAINYAQPGDIIVVSGGEYEEAGSFGDVLANACLAKGIGGLVTDTGVRDTLQLRDLGFPVFSLSVCIKGTVKETLTAVNDPIVIGDELVYPGDIIVGDADGVVVVRRQEAMDVAALAQTREDAEAGYIAAYKAGKSVIEVSNLEPVLRAKGFSVEA from the coding sequence ATGATCCACATTAAGAAAATTCCCGAGCGTCCAAGCCAGGAAGAGATTGATGCGATTGCGAAATTCTCACCCGCGACCCTCCATGAGGCACAAGGCCGTCGTGGTGCGCTGTCCTCCCGCATCAAGCCAGTGGATTACCGCATGAAGCTTTGCGGGCCTGCTTTCACGGTCAAGTCCGCGCCACGCGACAACATCATGCTGCAACTGGCGATCAATTATGCGCAACCGGGCGACATCATCGTGGTATCCGGCGGCGAATACGAGGAGGCGGGGTCATTCGGTGATGTTCTGGCCAATGCCTGCCTCGCTAAAGGCATTGGAGGCCTGGTGACCGACACGGGCGTGCGCGACACCTTGCAGCTTCGAGATCTTGGCTTTCCGGTATTTTCACTCAGTGTCTGCATCAAGGGAACCGTTAAGGAAACATTGACCGCAGTAAACGATCCCATCGTTATCGGTGATGAACTGGTGTATCCGGGCGACATCATCGTCGGTGATGCCGACGGCGTGGTGGTCGTTCGTCGACAGGAAGCCATGGACGTTGCAGCACTTGCCCAAACCCGGGAAGATGCCGAAGCGGGCTATATTGCCGCCTATAAGGCGGGGAAGTCGGTCATTGAAGTCAGTAATCTTGAGCCCGTGCTGAGGGCTAAAGGATTTTCGGTCGAAGCGTGA
- a CDS encoding LysR family transcriptional regulator, with protein sequence MALDVTKMRYFARIAELGSFTRAASELGVAQPALSLHVRALEDQLGLQLLNRTSRGVVVTEAGQTLLVHAQAILRAIEQAEAATREQAKYPSGDVSLGILSSLSPILSIPVLEACDRRFPKIRLTISEGDSQTLRTATETHAHDLAVNLLDVAKPTAVPLFDERLYAVGPLNAFAQRQNDLPLREALSLPLIMPSQRHGIRILLEKQALILGQKINIVRVIEGVASTKAAIRAGLGLTILGRGAVYADHQAGELSVIPLSGPELFRRLVLDMPVNHPPTKAVLEVRHILMEVIKRLGGEGHWSCLA encoded by the coding sequence TTGGCATTGGATGTGACAAAAATGCGCTATTTTGCGCGCATTGCGGAGCTGGGTTCCTTTACCCGTGCCGCCAGTGAACTGGGTGTAGCCCAACCAGCGCTGAGCCTGCATGTGCGCGCGCTGGAAGACCAACTGGGGCTGCAATTGCTCAATCGCACCTCGCGTGGCGTCGTGGTAACGGAGGCAGGTCAGACGCTGCTGGTCCATGCTCAGGCAATCCTTCGGGCGATAGAGCAGGCCGAAGCCGCAACGCGGGAGCAGGCGAAATATCCAAGTGGTGATGTCTCGCTTGGCATTCTTAGCTCGCTGTCTCCCATTCTCTCCATTCCGGTTCTGGAAGCATGTGACCGCCGCTTTCCAAAAATCCGCCTGACGATCAGCGAGGGCGATAGCCAGACCCTGCGCACAGCGACCGAGACCCATGCGCATGATCTGGCCGTGAACCTTCTGGATGTGGCCAAACCGACCGCAGTGCCTTTGTTTGATGAGCGGCTCTATGCAGTCGGGCCTCTGAATGCCTTTGCCCAAAGGCAGAATGATTTGCCGCTCCGCGAAGCTTTGAGCCTTCCACTGATCATGCCCTCGCAGCGTCATGGGATTCGCATTCTTTTGGAAAAGCAGGCGCTTATTCTTGGTCAGAAAATCAATATTGTTCGGGTGATCGAGGGAGTGGCCAGCACCAAAGCGGCTATCCGTGCCGGGTTGGGATTGACCATTCTGGGGCGGGGAGCCGTCTACGCCGATCATCAGGCAGGAGAACTTTCGGTCATTCCGCTGAGCGGACCAGAACTGTTTCGACGCCTTGTGCTGGATATGCCGGTCAATCACCCCCCGACCAAGGCGGTTCTTGAGGTGAGACATATCCTGATGGAGGTCATCAAGCGCCTCGGTGGAGAGGGCCATTGGAGCTGTCTCGCCTGA
- a CDS encoding acetyl-CoA carboxylase biotin carboxyl carrier protein, giving the protein MDLDKIKTLIDFVGQSRISQLSVTDSGTTVRISHYAHPQNAAVIASDVVPDRIVNAIPTSLIKIEQAADTVRAPTFGVFHRAPHPGEKPFVDIGDEVESGQSLFIVEAMKVFNTVTTDRAGKIVRVLVEDGQEVDAGQPVLEIAL; this is encoded by the coding sequence ATGGATCTCGACAAGATCAAAACGCTCATAGACTTTGTTGGTCAATCGCGCATTTCGCAACTGAGCGTGACGGACAGCGGCACGACCGTTCGGATCTCTCATTACGCTCACCCGCAGAATGCCGCTGTCATCGCAAGCGATGTGGTGCCGGACCGTATTGTGAACGCCATTCCTACGTCGCTGATCAAGATTGAACAGGCCGCAGATACCGTGCGTGCGCCAACATTTGGTGTTTTTCATCGCGCCCCCCATCCGGGGGAAAAGCCCTTTGTGGACATCGGCGATGAGGTCGAGAGCGGCCAGAGCCTTTTTATTGTTGAGGCCATGAAAGTCTTCAACACGGTGACCACGGATCGGGCTGGCAAAATTGTTCGGGTGCTGGTGGAAGATGGGCAAGAGGTCGATGCCGGACAGCCTGTGTTGGAGATTGCCCTATGA
- a CDS encoding acetyl-CoA carboxylase biotin carboxyl carrier protein, translated as MTARSRSLSRRSLDFTRADVIAQLTCWLEMAGVHAIDIEHNDQQISIVMTGGTAHVSRHMRSNVPVGASVMITSPSVGHFLAYHPARPDGGPQEGESVNAGDVVGFVKIGPLLLGVAAPQDGVLGEALVNAGDAVGYGTPLFSLEQP; from the coding sequence ATGACAGCACGCAGTCGCTCCCTCTCCCGCCGTTCTCTTGATTTCACCCGGGCAGATGTCATCGCACAACTGACGTGCTGGCTGGAGATGGCAGGGGTTCACGCCATCGACATCGAACACAACGACCAGCAGATCAGCATTGTGATGACGGGGGGAACTGCGCACGTCTCCAGACATATGCGCAGCAATGTGCCAGTTGGCGCATCTGTCATGATCACCTCGCCTTCCGTTGGTCATTTTCTGGCATATCACCCGGCCCGGCCCGATGGTGGCCCGCAAGAGGGGGAAAGTGTCAACGCTGGCGATGTGGTTGGTTTTGTTAAAATCGGCCCCCTGCTGTTGGGTGTTGCAGCCCCGCAAGACGGCGTTCTTGGCGAGGCTCTGGTCAATGCGGGCGATGCTGTTGGCTATGGCACCCCCCTGTTTTCGCTTGAGCAACCGTGA
- the pxpB gene encoding 5-oxoprolinase subunit PxpB, whose amino-acid sequence MESNSLKHPAILAVSKADMPKISVIGTKAFVVDAPGPFDLASQRRIWALSAMVQDWPDVQEIVPGMTNLLLVLHDTPEDHETIASRLLEAWNAAQGMDLSGKTVEIPVTYGGEHATDLPALCDLSGLSDRDIVKIHAAGTYTVFALGSAPGFGYLHGLDPRIHMPRKTVPSLKMARGCLTIGGMQTGVAVLTGPNGWNSIGFAEMPMFDPVAASPALLAPGDTVRFIAERIEL is encoded by the coding sequence ATGGAGAGCAACAGTTTGAAACATCCGGCAATTTTGGCAGTGTCCAAGGCAGACATGCCGAAAATCTCTGTCATTGGCACCAAGGCCTTTGTGGTAGACGCCCCCGGCCCATTTGATCTGGCCTCGCAGCGGCGCATCTGGGCCTTATCTGCCATGGTTCAGGACTGGCCGGATGTGCAAGAAATTGTGCCTGGCATGACCAATCTGCTGCTGGTATTGCACGACACGCCTGAAGACCACGAGACCATCGCAAGCCGCCTGCTGGAAGCGTGGAATGCAGCGCAAGGCATGGATTTGAGCGGAAAAACCGTTGAAATCCCGGTGACCTATGGCGGCGAACATGCCACCGATCTTCCCGCTCTTTGCGATCTTTCCGGCCTGTCAGATCGCGATATCGTCAAAATTCATGCGGCCGGCACTTACACTGTGTTTGCGCTGGGTTCTGCTCCGGGCTTTGGCTATCTGCATGGTCTGGACCCGCGCATTCACATGCCACGCAAAACCGTGCCATCGCTGAAAATGGCGCGTGGCTGTCTGACCATCGGCGGCATGCAGACCGGGGTTGCCGTCTTGACCGGGCCAAATGGCTGGAACTCCATCGGCTTTGCCGAAATGCCCATGTTTGATCCCGTGGCAGCTTCCCCTGCCCTGCTGGCCCCCGGCGATACCGTGCGCTTTATTGCCGAGAGGATCGAGCTATGA
- a CDS encoding biotin-dependent carboxyltransferase family protein: MIEVLTTGPLNTVQDLGRFGFRNIGVTTCGAMDPVALKIGNLMLGNDEGAAGLEIQTFPFRLRFEKDGFVAITGADCAATLDGKTMLPWWALPVLAGQELELKTPTQAARAYLCFSGGIHVPLVMGSRSTSLRGAFGGYQGRFLAVGDRLALGEAQASFIPSSGFGVMPPEVALQDHFPAVENGILPIRALPAGEHDWFGEESERFWVQDWKISSQSDRTGYRLSGTPVKLMEHVEMRSHGVVTGVVQVPPAGEPIIQMSDANTAGGYPKMAGVIDIDLWRLGQARIGSRIRFVQSSLAEAKAAEQAMVAYLADIRHTVPLLTDALATMTKR; this comes from the coding sequence ATGATCGAGGTTCTCACCACCGGCCCCCTCAACACCGTGCAGGACCTTGGCCGCTTTGGGTTTCGCAACATCGGCGTCACCACCTGCGGTGCGATGGACCCGGTTGCGCTGAAAATCGGCAATCTGATGCTCGGCAATGATGAGGGTGCCGCAGGCTTGGAAATTCAAACCTTCCCCTTTCGGCTGCGGTTTGAGAAAGACGGTTTTGTCGCCATCACCGGGGCCGATTGCGCGGCAACGCTGGACGGCAAAACCATGCTGCCGTGGTGGGCACTTCCGGTTTTGGCAGGTCAAGAACTTGAGTTGAAAACACCCACCCAAGCAGCGCGGGCCTATCTGTGCTTTTCCGGCGGCATTCATGTGCCGCTGGTGATGGGGTCTCGCAGCACCTCGTTGCGGGGAGCCTTTGGTGGTTATCAGGGGCGTTTTTTGGCCGTTGGCGATCGTCTCGCTTTAGGTGAGGCACAGGCTTCGTTTATTCCATCATCCGGTTTCGGCGTGATGCCGCCTGAGGTGGCCTTGCAGGATCATTTTCCAGCAGTTGAAAATGGCATTTTGCCCATTCGCGCCCTGCCCGCAGGCGAGCATGACTGGTTTGGTGAAGAATCCGAGCGCTTCTGGGTGCAGGATTGGAAAATCTCCTCCCAGAGCGACCGCACCGGCTATCGCCTGTCTGGCACTCCGGTGAAGCTCATGGAGCATGTTGAAATGCGCTCCCATGGCGTCGTCACAGGCGTGGTGCAGGTGCCGCCCGCAGGCGAGCCGATCATTCAGATGAGCGACGCCAACACCGCAGGCGGTTATCCCAAAATGGCGGGTGTGATTGACATTGACCTCTGGCGTTTGGGCCAAGCCCGCATTGGCAGCCGCATTCGCTTTGTGCAATCCAGCTTGGCGGAAGCGAAAGCCGCAGAACAGGCGATGGTGGCCTATCTGGCTGATATCCGCCACACCGTGCCGCTGTTGACCGACGCTCTCGCCACCATGACCAAGCGCTAA